Proteins co-encoded in one Leishmania panamensis strain MHOM/PA/94/PSC-1 chromosome 22 sequence genomic window:
- a CDS encoding hypothetical protein (TriTrypDB/GeneDB-style sysID: LpmP.22.1000) → MGFDALLNTFCLTCVVLLGLWVIAHVVQAAELRLMLVAYTQHRKYVFVIPFVPLLTRLFHEMAVPQFVASDAIQRGELPPATMTRGHHTRAEGPMEYVGADGAPSVPTLTGGHSVTSAPLSPPSTLTPNANLRQSPLHTLANGTRGRASKATKEKKRKWAGDVADRENVPYQQEQQQQQGSVAAVIVDSTRSAVDGSDLTSSPDPAWWTPQLEGRCLVLGLHLPLELLPAASRGSGISSDTGNGHGNGSSVTKRQPTVSLQLKKYQLLPASPIRAEAAPSRALRPHRLLSSSAGLQTQVAIARQLMATRVHVCSRAALSHMRTNTSVVPSPRQRYSSPAASWPNHGTWPAGSWLTRASLEHLDFDDVKCAYTRYYQRLLEMAVAEQAAISHGAQSDRKSTKRAQRISAMLMRYLDFAHMSDAEGGVKDGDVEGGAEGNRGGGTRLGTNQDTSRKRRPAEDPRTTGGSGNSASDPLSHKKRRGRTRSGKSHRSVGAGTAGLPQCSHTPRMPMLGASVYYHSDEYDTGWRSGDLSSAVSGHSHLYHAVSPLPPLQSILHLPRVPQTHSSASLMQSPLISMVPPLLPPVHESRHGSSKRHQRAGETSGIADGAVEVLEGLVERVRLAQTLRPRYRSLLCTVRFAAERFVVRRGASEPPTWTPLQTVAVSRVDAANITHGAASSSVADGRGVVRQDSARSTSLSSSLPSPHQARLRQQHGGGDSDSANLVCSPVVTRGASASDLGAQSSENMFGLPGDPGNQRGNSDSVASGTLAALSSQISSSLADSQLPTGTRLLSPLPSRPSSATVTPVGIRIEHGNNGASLHSHPSDPPPPALPLPPLEAHSSAFASAQLLLPELSITTPPDSSAEHVVPLDVPSASAGNSGSASAVNAAMEFLRTSRLRENNKRAALAAGTGNSAVVPSSSSTLQQNTTSRLISSSTYSTTAELAATRAPHEDGLPHWNAIKRDFSMSAGGTLRRSWGVSTSSDEVQQVTAAAGAAQKPMPSAAVPKNTSRVKSAASSRPQQQHPQRVPSSIEEAPPSAAAAATQSPWRIAASASPPSLQPRSTDLRVIYVIGADRATLLRSLTLDATRCFAAGTQNFLCFFTRRDEQCARRRHIELLDQQNGAELPRGTRRRTLAGTSRPFGQHDRSNDAIHSTHPSSAVPLHNRAEEKSSSASAAATLRSVKESPWQDMSSSSGGLPIGALEEMHDGVFGDAGTANQQPRATMLSAASHVNTVATTVTMPSAHQRDDPFFSSLQSLESSLHSVRELPAASTLRDSRSSNVPVVLTSPNTATAVATSDGEIVAQTQPSPSMSPDSGKPVETTSTSDGSLFSLPSLDGARDSRGDTGHAERRWSVSEKDWKAPLQSQGATGTTAPLPPSAYTDISTTYSHPPTKAVAKVAKLLPREAIIATNFQTGNRGTLDYGVTAAATTTTNTVADAAVQPGRLASHSEEPAAADHKRVGVAATAAAVAGPVLDVTPPTASTAALPLPAASSPTKASGKTKKGASAAVDNAVARAAGATASEATVNVTHAPLSPLPRPAHPVAIDSVPAHDVRQYLAAVGVTLPEQVYLLRDADALTPLQQLQHRLAAPVHTTGTAATGAAVPPSFGGTAAHRRALLSASVDAVLNRGATRILEGQVEVAELSLDVLSRQISPYVPLQPPMLSGSDDADGAESSMGDSSSGASSDSDGMVGAREAAADARHSSPSSERGTQPQKPKSTAAVNYQLGRSSTSDGPAKHSGKASLPRHAHSRHWHQQHPRSSRGHGQSSVRTSLEQRQRQHERRRKRHLDRWNRRIQRRRVAASKAGNIPVAVGVLFFTAPPTLPAALVQQQQQQRQRLLEHLHSGERGRLLVPDWALSGPEVAAPAPVSAGDVQQAGQHASPPPPHVKQSPQPNICVTLIYTATAEEVAQALVRAAEVAASLTNQSGTYDAVDASDRRSVEAASHHGRWSLAVAEASERHTHSSYDSHELLSSKGNSELYPQMPPQQRSTGTLMGGSWHSRRALSQASTAAPSNSSFCHSCLSENVTPLLPRESFSVIAPDVFANSGSHLHYDPVTVSPTYQCHALSPPSGSSETAPLAEAESMKSPGYGGRHDGTATPSAAAFTDADSASPLMSVRDRPPSLLLLTGSSDSVYDYRECGSGNRGSATAAGGGWGGFGHGAAGSGATDDGVVRTATTVYVEKLERRSSSDGAAHLTNSENVDGDIARAGSAPASSSGVRANEAELKPLCFKATEDGRGEEDKVGVANKLMNVLRDSACFPDGVPVDVSLTYVRIGDDLYAITEVVDRTFLQYREERVMWPPTSREEGDGGDGSPTSLSDSGEDVQTDGSLSSSSVAHLSLASGPSFNTRDVALEATQGQHKAAARQQHRRSYHRRRAVSTSNFGSLSYSLAGSAPLRPGMRRQEVHMCWRCLSTEAAVIFIPCGHYAVCETCAELLPDCCLCRMPILSSVVLLERDRPQRQQQPPSAQQQH, encoded by the coding sequence ATGGGATTCGATGCGTTACTCAACACCTTCTGCCTGACGTGCGTCGTCCTCTTGGGGCTGTGGGTCATAGCCCATGTAGTGCAGGCGGCGGAGCTCCGCCTCATGCTCGTGGCCTACACGCAACACAGAAAATATGTCTTCGTCATACCCTTCGTGCCGCTGCTAACGCGGCTGTTTCACGAGATGGCCGTGCCGCAGTTTGTGGCATCTGATGCGATCCAGCGTGGCGAACTGCCGccggcgacgatgacgcgTGGTCATCACACGCGGGCAGAGGGGCCCATGGAGTACGTTGGCGCGGACGGTGCCCCGTCAGTGCCAACGTTGACAGGCGGCCACAGCGTCACCAGCGCGCCGTTGTCACCGCCGTCCACGTTGACGCCTAACGCAAACCTGCGTCAGTCACCTCTCCACACCCTCGCCAACGGCACCCGGGGCAGAGCCAGCAAGGCGaccaaagagaagaaacgcaAGTGGGCTGGCGACGTCGCTGATCGAGAGAACGTGCCGTaccagcaggagcagcagcaacaacagggATCAGTGGCAGCGGTTATTGTGGACTCCACACGCTCGGCCGTTGATGGCTCAGATTTGACCTCCTCGCCTGACCCAGCGTGGTGGACACCACAGCTGGAAGGTCGATGCTTAGTACTAGGCCTCCACctgccgctggagctgctgcctgCTGCATCACGTGGCTCAGGCATCAGCAGTGACACGGGCAACGGGCATGgaaacggcagcagcgtaaCAAAGCGGCAGCCGACGGTGAGTCTTCAACTCAAGAAGTACCAGCTCTTACCAGCCTCTCCCATCCGCGCTGAGGCCGCGCCGTCGCGAGCCTTGCGCCCTCATCGATTGTTatccagcagcgcagggcTGCAGACACAAGTAGCTATTGCACGGCAACTCATGGCGACACGGGTGCATGTATGCTCCCGTGCCGCACTAAGTCACATGCGGACGAACACGTCCGtcgtgccgtcgccgcgtcAGCGCTACTCGTCCCCGGCCGCTTCTTGGCCGAACCACGGCACTTGGCCCGCTGGGTCATGGCTTACTCGCGCGTCATTGGAGCACCTGGACTTTGATGATGTCAAGTGTGCCTACACGCGGTACTATCAGCGCCTCCTGGAGATGGCCGTGGCGGAGCAGGCCGCCATCTCCCACGGCGCGCAGAGCGACCGCAAGTCCACGAagcgtgcgcagcgcattTCTGCGATGCTTATGCGCTACCTCGACTTCGCACACATGAGCGACGCTGAAGGTGGTGTCAAGGACGGGGATGTGGAGGGCGGTGCTGAGGGGaaccgcggcggtggcaccagACTTGGCACCAATCAGGATACGTCCCGCAAGCGAAGGCCCGCGGAAGATCCGAGAACCACAGGTGGAAGTGGCAACAGCGCAAGCGACCCCCTGTCGCACAAGAAGCGCAGAGGCCGCACTCGAAGTGGAAAGAGTCATcgcagcgtcggcgcgggCACGGCGGGCCTTCCTCAGTGCAGCCACACGCCGAGGATGCCGATGCTTGGGGCCAGCGTTTATTATCATAGCGACGAGTACGATACAGGTTGGCGAAGCGGAGACTTGTCGTCAGCGGTGTCGGGCCACAGCCACCTTTACCACGCCGTGTCCCCACTGCCGCCTTTGCAGTCGATACTGCATCTGCCGAGGGTGCCCCAAACCCACTCATCAGCGTCGCTAATGCAGTCGCCACTGATTTCCAtggtgccgccactgctACCACCCGTGCATGAGTCAcgacacggcagcagcaagcgtCACCAACGTGCAGGGGAGACGTCTGGAATCGCGGACGGCGCCGTCGAGGTGCTTGAGGGGCTGGTGGAGCGAGTGCGGCTCGCGCAGACGCTGCGGCCGCGCTACCGatcgctgctttgcaccgtTCGCTTCGCAGCTGAGAGATTTGTTGTGCGTCGTGGTGCGAGCGAGCCGCCGACGTGGACGCCACTGCAGACAGTCGCCGTATCACGCGTTGACGCAGCTAACATTACTCATGGTGCTGCATCATCGTCGGTGGCAGACGGCCGTGGCGTGGTGAGGCAGGATTCAGCCCGATCcacctcactctcctcctctttgccctcccctcaccaAGCACGCTTGCGTCAGCAACACGGAGGCGgggacagcgacagcgcaaATCTGGTGTGCTCGCCCGTGGTAACCAGAGGCGCGTCCGCTTCAGATTTAGGTGCTCAAAGCAGTGAGAACATGTTTGGTCTCCCTGGAGACCCGGGCAATCAGCGTGGCAACTCCGACAGCGTCGCCTCTGGCACCCTCGCAGCGTTGTCATCGCAGATCTCGAGCAGCTTGGCCGACAGCCAATTACCAACAGGCACacgcctcctttccccccttccatCGCGACCCTCGTCAGCGACGGTCACACCGGTGGGGATCCGCATCGAGCACGGGAACAACGGCGCCAGTCTCCATAGCCACCCCAGCGACCCGCCACCGCccgctctgcctcttccaccGCTGGAAGCTcactcctccgccttcgcctcaGCGCAACTCCTCCTTCCCGAGCTCAGTATCACCACACCTCCAGATTCGTCCGCCGAGCACGTGGTGCCGCTCGACGTACCATCGGCGAGTGctggcaacagcggcagcgccagcgctgtgAACGCGGCAATGGAGTTTCTGCGTACGAGTCGGCTGCGGGAAAACAACAAGCGAGCTGCTCTCGCGGCAGGCACCGGCAACAGCGCCGTTGtcccctcgtcctcttccacGTTGCAGCAGAATACAACATCCAGACttatcagcagcagcacctacTCGACGACGGCTGAACTTGCCGCGACCCGAGCACCGCACGAAGACGGGCTACCGCACTGGAACGCCATCAAACGCGATTTCTCGATGAGTGCTGGGGGCACGCTGCGGCGATCGTGGGGtgtcagcaccagcagcgacgaggtgcagcaggtgactgctgctgcaggagctgcgcaaaAGCCAATGCCCAGCGCGGCAGTACCGAAAAATACTTCTCGCGTCAAgtccgccgcctcgtcgcgACCCCAGCAACAACATCCACAACGTGTGCCGAGCAGCATCGAGGAAGCTCCGccgagcgctgccgctgctgcaacacAGTCCCCGTGGCGCATTGCCGCGAGTGCGTCTCCACCGTCGCTCCAACCGCGCTCAACGGACTTGCGTGTTATCTACGTGATTGGAGCTGATCGCGCGACGCTGCTTCGAAGCCTCACGCTGGACGCAACGCGCTGTTTCGCAGCAGGGACACAAAACTTCCTTTGTTTCTTCACTCGAAGGGACGAGCAgtgtgcgcggcggcggcacattGAGCTGCTCGATCAGCAGAATGGGGCTGAGTTGCCCCGCGGGACGCGCCGCAGGACGCTCGCAGGCACTTCTCGGCCATTCGGGCAGCATGACCGAAGTAACGACGCTATCCACAGCACTCACCCGAGCAGTGCAGTGCCTTTGCACAACCGTGCGGAGGAGAAATCGTCAAGCGCTAGTGCCGCGGCTACGTTGCGCAGCGTCAAGGAGTCGCCATGGCAGGATatgagctcctccagcggtGGTTTGCCCATAGGTGCCCTTGAAGAGATGCACGATGGCGTCTTTGGAGACGCCGGCACAGCTAATCAGCAGCCGCGTGCGACGATGTTGAGTGCAGCGAGTCACGTCaacaccgtcgccaccaccgtcacgATGCCGTCGGCACATCAGCGCGACGAccctttcttctccagcCTGCAGAGTCTCGAGAGCAGCCTTCACTCAGTACGGGAACTCCCAGCAGCGAGCACGCTGCGGGATAGCAGAAGCAGCAACGTGCCGGTCGTCCTCACGTCTCCAAACACCGCAACTGCCGTCGCGACGTCAGACGGCGAGATTGTTGCTCAAACACAGCCGTCGCCATCGATGTCGCCAGACTCGGGGAAGCCGGTGGAGACCACGAGTACCTCTGATggttccctcttctctttgccCAGCCTCGATGGCGCCCGCGATAGCAGGGGCGACACTGGCCACGCAGAGCGACGGTGGAGTGTTAGCGAAAAGGACTGGAaggcgccactgcagagCCAAGGAGCGACCGGCACAACGGCCCCGCTGCCCCCATCCGCTTACACGGACATCTCCACAACGTACAGCCACCCACCGACTAAAGCAGTCGCCAAGGTCGCTAAGCTGCTCCCACGGGAAGCAATCATCGCCACTAACTTCCAAACGGGTAACCGAGGCACCCTTGACTACggtgtcactgctgctgccaccaccaccaccaacacggtcgctgacgctgctgttcAGCCAGGGCGTTTGGCATCGCACTCTGAAgaaccagcagcagctgatcATAAGCGCGTGGGTGTCGCCGCtaccgctgcggctgttgcGGGTCCTGTGTTGGATGTGACGCCGCCCACAGCAAGCACAGCCGCCTTGCCTCTTCCCGCGGCATCCTCACCTACGAAAGCTAGCGGAAAGACCAAGAAGggtgcatcagcagcagtggatAACGCTGTCGCTCGAGCAGCCGGGGCTACCGCCTCTGAAGCCACCGTCAACGTGACTCACGCACCACTGTCTCCGCTGCCCCGTCCGGCGCACCCGGTCGCCATCGATTCGGTGCCGGCTCACGACGTCCGACAGTACCTCGCGGCCGTTGGCGTAACACTGCCGGAGCAAGTGTACCTCCTCCGTGACGCGGACGCGTTGAcgccgctccagcagctgcagcatcgcctcgcTGCCCCCGTGCACACCActggcaccgccgcgactggcgcggcggtgccaccgtcCTTCGGTGGTACTGCGGCACACCGCCGCGCATTACTCTCTGCCTCTGTCGATGCGGTGCTAAATCGGGGCGCCACTCGCATTCTGGAGGGACAAGTGGAGGTAGCGGAGTTGTCGCTTGATGTACTGAGCCGTCAGATATCGCCTTATGTACCACTGCAGCCGCCAATGCTAAGCGGCAGTGATGACGCTGACGGTGCCGAGAGTTCGATgggtgacagcagcagcggagcctCTAGCGATAGCGACGGCATGGTCGGCGCCAGAGAAGCCGCGGCGGACGCGAGGCACAGCTCACCATCCAGCGAACGCGggacgcagccgcagaagcCGAAGAGCACTGCAGCTGTGAACTACCAACTCGGCCGTTCTTCAACGAGTGACGGACCTGCGAAGCATTCCGGCAAAGCGTCGCTCCCACGTCATGCGCATTCGCGGCActggcatcagcagcaccccCGGTCGTCAAGGGGCCACGGGCAGTCGAGCGTCCGCACTTCCctggagcagcggcaacgtcAGCATGAGCGGCGTCGAAAGCGCCACCTGGACCGTTGGAACAGACGCATCCAGCGTCGGCGAGTGGCGGCTAGCAAGGCCGGCAACATCCCCGTTGCCGTTGGTGTGCTGTTCTTTACGGCGCCTCCGACGTTgcctgcggcgctggtgcagcagcagcagcagcagcggcagcggttgcTCGAGCATCTACACAGCGGTGAGCGAGGGCGGCTATTGGTCCCGGACTGGGCATTGAGCGGGCCCGAAGTTGCCGCGCCAGCCCCTGTTTCTGCCGGGGACGTACAGCAGGCCGGGCAGCatgcgtcgccaccgcctcctcacgTCAAACAATCACCGCAGCCCAACATCTGTGTGACGCTCATTTACAcggccaccgccgaggaggtcgcgcaggcgctggtgcgAGCCGCAGAAGTCGCTGCATCGCTCACGAACCAGAGCGGCACGTATGATGCGGTCGACGCATCGGACCGCCGAAGCGTTGAGGCCGCTAGCCACCACGGAAGGTGGAGCCTGGCGGTTGCAGAAGCAAGTGAACGGCACACGCATAGCAGCTACGACAGTCACGAGCTCCTGAGCAGCAAAGGTAACAGCGAACTGTACCCGCAAatgccgccacagcagcggtccACCGGCACATTGATGGGGGGAAGCTGGCATAGTCGTCGTGCTCTGTCGCAGGCAAGCACGGCTGCgcccagcaacagcagttTTTGCCACTCGTGTCTCTCGGAGAACGTCacgccgcttctgccgcgGGAGTCCTTTTCAGTCATAGCCCCGGATGTCTTCGCCAACAGCGGGAGCCACCTTCACTACGACCCTGTAACCGTGTCGCCGACATACCAGTGCCACGCCCTGTCACCCCCAAGCGGCTCCTCCGAGACTGCACCTCTTGCTGAAGCGGAGAGCATGAAGAGCCCTGGGTATGGTGGTCGGCACGATGGCACGGCAACacccagcgctgctgcttttaCTGATGCTGATTCGGCCTCGCCACTTATGAGTGTGCGTGACAGGCCACCGTCGTTGCTCTTGCTCACCGGGTCTTCGGACAGTGTCTACGATTATCGAGAatgcggcagtggcaacAGAGGAagtgccacagcagcagggggcGGATGGGGCGGCTTTGGGCACGGTGCCGCTGGCTCTGGTGCTACAGATGATGGTGTCGTGCGCACCGCTACGACCGTGTATGTTGAAAAACTTgaacggcgcagcagcagcgatggtgcAGCACACCTCACCAACAGCGAGAACGTTGACGGTGACATTGCGCGAGCAGGATCAGCGCCAGCCTCTTCCAGCGGCGTGCGCGCGAATGAAGCAGAGTTGAAACCCCTGTGTTTCAAGGCCACCGAGGATGGGCGAGGCGAAGAGGACAAGGTCGGGGTGGCAAACAAGCTGATgaacgtgctgcgcgattCGGCGTGCTTTCCTGATGGCGTCCCAGTTGACGTCTCCCTCACCTACGTGCGCATAGGCGATGACCTCTATGCCATCACAGAGGTTGTGGACCGCACTTTCCTGCAGTACCGCGAGGAGCGCGTCATGTGGCCTCCCACATCTCGCGAGgaaggcgatggtggcgatGGTTCGCCCACATCGCTCTCCGACAGTGGCGAGGATGTTCAGACAGacggctctctctcctcttcgtctgtAGCCCACCTCTCGCTCGCGTCGGGCCCCTCTTTCAACACGCGCGACGTCGCCCTGGAGGCTACCCAGGGCCAGCATaaagctgcagcgcgtcagcagcatcgtcgATCGtatcaccgccgccgcgccgtctCGACAAGCAACTTCGGCAGCCTGTCCTACTCCCTCGCCGgctctgcgccgcttcgGCCAGGCATGCGGCGGCAAGAGGTGCACatgtgctggcggtgccTCAGTACCGAAGCGGCGGTCATCTTTATTCCCTGCGGCCACTACGCGGTATGTGAAACGTGTGCAGAGTTGCTGCCAGACTGCTGCCTGTGTCGCATGCCAATCCTGTCGAGTgtagtgctgctggagcgcgacAGGCCTCAACGACAGCAACAGCCTCCttcagcgcagcagcaacactaG